Genomic DNA from Shouchella patagoniensis:
AAACGTCTATCTACACGTTCCTCAATTCCTTTGGTGATGATATCTTCATCCGTGCCCAGCACATCAGATAACAACAATTCATTCCCATCCCAATCAATGTTTAATGGTTCATCAAATGATACTTCTGACCTCGTTTTATTATTACGACGCAAGTACATGAGGATTTCATTTTCTATGCACCTTGACGCGTACGTAGCCAATTTAATCTTTTTCTCTGGGTTAAAGGTGTTCACAGCTTTAATTAAACCGATTGTACCGATGCTAATCAGATCTTCGATGTTAATGCCAGTGTTCTCAAACTTGCGCGCTATGTATACAACAAGACGTAAATTACGTTCAATTAACATTGAACGAACAGCCTTGTCTCCACTTGGCAGTTTTGCAAGTAATTCCGCTTCTTCTTCTTTGGACAATGGCGGAGGTAGAGCTTCACTCCCACCAATATAATAAATTTCATCCGCTTTTAAACCTAATTTTTGAAGTACCCGATTGATAAATAGACGCCATTTCATTTTGATCATCGATGTATCCTCCTTTTTTAGCTTGCCGATTGCACAACAAGTTGCGGGTGAACAATACACTGATATTCTTCATCGGCTGATAGTGTATGTGCAAATAATCCGATAAGCACATGAGATGTTTCAAACGTTTCACCGTCATAATGAATACGAACTCTGTCCGGTTTTAAGGCAGCCATAAAAGGTTCTCCTTGCCCAACCGCTCTAAAAGGTACAACCCGAACCCGTTTCATGAGTATTGAAGGGTTTTCTTCTGTTGTTAATTCTACAACTGCGTCAACTTCTTTTTGTCCAAAAGCACGATAAAACATCGATGCTTCAGCAACCATAACCGGCATTTTCGTAATTGGATCTTTCAATTGATTACCTGTATCAACCAAACCCCACATCGAAAAATGTTCTCGCGCAATCCAAATTTCCACTTCCGCTAACTGATCAGCCTTCATTTTTCTTAGTTGGAATGAATAAACTTGTTGCTTGCTAAACAAAAAAACGAGTGGAAAGCCTATAAGTACGAAAAGCCAACTTATCGCACTGCCGCCAACTCCATAACCAGGTAAATGCGAAAGAATATCGGCTTCCGTTTGAAAAAAGTAATGCATTGCAAACAAACCACCGCCGGTAACAAACGTAATAAAGTAAAACGTGGCCAAGCTTTTAAAAAAATACGAAAATCGTTTGTAACCAAATGCGATGAATACTATTGCGCCTGAATAAATAAGTTTAATAACAGGATTCATAAACAACGCGGCATATGGAGTAAACATAAAAAAAACAATTAACGATGCAAATAATGCGCCTATAATCATCCGAATATGCCGAAAACGTCGTTTAAGCAACATAGCAGTGCCTGCCAATAATAAATAATCAATCCCCGCATTTAACAGCCAAATCAAATCAAGATAAACCGTCATTTATGCGCTCCCTTGCTTTGATAGAATTCAGTATAGTGGAAATTTAACTGGAAGTCTGTCATTTCATGACATAGACAAGCTTGTTATTTTGATAACTTTTGGCTAACACTGTCCAATCTTAGAAACTTGCAGCAATAGCGAGAATGATTCACATATAAACACCAAAAACATGCTACACAAAAGGCGTAACATGTTTTCAGATTAACATTTATTCTATCTCAATCGACTGGCAAGCAAATTCTTTTGTCTCTGTTACCTTTTGAAAATGTTGCATGGAAGGATCAATAAAAACCAAACACATTTCCCCCTCACTAAGGCGTTTATAAATGCCTCATAATCATTTGCTGATAAGGTCGTATATCGTTAATTGTTCTGGTCGTTGCACATTTGAAGAAAAAGCAGTAAATTCTAAACTTTTCGGCACCCAATTTCCAGCTTGTTTATGATACACAATTGGAAACAAACGCTGATTAAACAAATATAAGCTCTGCATGTTGATCAAGGTAATCAATTAGTGCATTTTCTACTCGGTCTTGCTCATAATATGAAAAGAAACAACCAATTATAATGAAGAAAGCAGCACCTACACTATACAAGATTGAGAGATGTTCTACCTTCCAACTTGCAAACGTCCTTTTGGCTACAAAAATGGATAGTAGATAACTCATTAGTACTAGAAGAATAACCAAATAAAATGGCAATGTACTAAATTGCTCTATGCTGATTGTTGGACCAATAACAAAGAAAATAAAAAAAGCACGATCATCGCAATCCGTAATGATTATTTCGCACCGCGATAGCCACCAATATAGAAAGAAGTTACATAACCAAATAAAAGCAAAAGACCTGCTCCTGCAAGGCATACTAGTCAATAAAAGCTCTATAAACTATACTTGGCCAAGCGGATTGAATTAGAAATGGTAAATAGACAACATAGTGATGATAGTTAGTCGCTTCCCATTCCTCTGAATAATACAATTTCCCACTTTCTAAATCCAATTGCTTTGCTAGGCCTTTTAATACTGTCGTTTTTCCTGAACCGTTTCTACCAATCAGAACGGTCATACAATGTTTCGGCAAGGATAAATTGTTTGGTCCTTTGTCTCGAATCCACCCCTCTTCAATCGTTAACATCATACTCCTCCTTTAGTAGATTAGTAACTATTTGTTCCATTTCTTTTTTAGTCATCCCTTGTTTTGATGCTTGCTCCCATACATCCTTTACTTGCTTTGCTACATGAACATACAAACGTTGACGCTTTCTTTCACTAGGAATTTCTTTTGCAAATGAGCCAATCCCCTTACGTGTGTAAATGTAACCTTCTCGCTCAAGTTCAGAGTAAGCCCTTTTGACAGTAATTACACTAACACCTAATTCATTTGCCATCGATCTAATTGATGGTAGTTCCTGATTTTGTATTAAACCGCCTTCATAGATCGATTCCTTGACTTGACTCATGATTTGTTCATACATCGGTTCAGAACTTTCAACGGAAAGCTGGATCCACAATCTTCATCACATTTTAACAATCAGAAAAAAGGTTCTTTGTGAGAAAAACAAATAAAAAAAGGACGTGAAGGGTTTCCTTCACGTCCTTTTTTTATTTAACGATTACGTCTATTACGTAAAAACGTTGGTATATCAAGTGTATCAGGTTGTTCTTCTGTTTGTTGCGGCTTTTGACGATTTTCAGAGCGCTTTGCTTCTTCTTTCTGTTGCACGGGAGCTTGTTTTTGCTTAGTCGGTCGATTTGTTACTGGCTGTTTTTTTTCAGGGCTTTCTTCAAAGCCAGTTGCAATTACCGTAACCACAATCTCATCTTTCAAGTTCTCATTAATAACAGAGCCAAAGATCATATTTACCTCTTCATCACAGGCTTCAGAGACAATTTCAGCCGCCTCATGAACTTCATACAAGCTTAAGTTCGTTCCCCCTGTTATATTCATCAGAACACCTTGTGCGCCGTCAACTGATGTTTCAAGCAATGGACTCGAAATTGCTTTTTTTGCGGCTTCCGCAGCTCGGTTTTCACCTGTAGCTATGCCGATTCCCATAAGTGCTGATCCTTTTTCACTCATAACCGTTTTTACATCTGCAAAGTCAAGATTAATAAGACCTGGTGTAGCAATTAGATCAGAAATACCTTGTACACCCTGACGTAAAACATTATCTGCTTCTCTGAACGCTTCTAGCATTGGCGTATTCTTATCCACAATCTCAAGTAGACGGTCATTTGGAATGACAATCAACGTATCAACTTTTTCCTTTAAAGCACTAATACCAGAAATCGCTTGATTTTGTCGTTTACGTCCTTCAAAAGAAAAGGGTCTAGTAACAACACCTACTGTTAGTGCACCTAATTCTTTGGCCACTTCAGCAATGACTGGTGCAGCTCCAGTACCAGTTCCACCACCCATACCGGCAGTGATAAACACCATATCTGATCCACCTAGAACTTCTTCTAACTGTTCCCGGCTTTCTTCAGCCGCTTTTTTTCCGATATCCGGATTCGCGCCTGCTCCTAGACCTCTTGTTAACTTACCACCAAGTTGAAGCTTTTTTTCTGCTTTTGAAAGATGCAACGCTTGCGCATCCGTATTGACTGCGATAAATTCTACACCTTGCAACCCATTTTCAATCATTCGGTTGACGGCGTTTGAACCACCCCCACCAACGCCTATTACTTTTATTTGAGCTAATTGTTCCATATCCATTTCAAAATCAAACATTGTCAAATCCCCCTAACCAGACTGGCTAACAGCTTTTTCGTTTTTATTCGAAAAACGTTTTAAACCACGACTTTACTTTCGATTCTTTCTTTTCTTCTTGTTGCTGTTTTACCTCTTGACGTTTCACTTCTTGACGTTTACTACTGCGATTGTTAGAAGTTGGTACTTCAATAGACTCTTGCTCATCCGCGTGGGAAAATGCCGCAGCAATTTCTTTCCCTTGAACTCGTCCATTTTTATGGGCAAATTGAATTAATCCAATACTAACTGTATACTTCGGTTCCCGCACACCAATATAATTGGGAATCGCTACTCGAATATTTCCTTCGAGCATATCCTTTGCTAACTCCAATACGCCCGGAAGTGCAACAGTGCCCCCAGTCAATACGAAGCCACTTGGGAATTGTCTAAAGCCTAGCCGAACGAGTTCACGTGCAGCAAGCTCTACAATTTCCTCTACGCGTGGTTCAATTATTTGAGCCAGTTCCAACTGTGTTAATGTTTCTCGTTCATTTGAACCAATCTTTTGGATTGTAATTTGTTCTTCGGGTGAAGCTTCATCAATAAATGCATGTCCATACTTACATTTAACCCGTTCTGCTTCTTCAGTAGTAAGCTTTAGACCTACAGCAAGATCATTCGTAATATGGTCTCCACCTATTTGAAGTACGGTCATGGCTGCGAGTGTGCCTTGATCAAATACAGAAACGGTTGTTGATCCTCCACCAATCTCAATCACACAAACCCCAAGCCCTTTTTCATCTTTTGAAACGGCCACGGAACCAGCCGCAAGCGAATTCAAGCAAATTTCCGCTACCGAAAGACCAGCTCGTTCTACACAGCGCAACAGATTATGCAACACCGTCTTTGAACCTGTGATCATTGTGCCTTCCATCTCTAAACGGACTCCAATCATTCCTTTTGGATCAGTAATTTCATCGAGTCCATCTACAATAAACTGCTTTGGAATAACATCAATAATCTCTCTTTCTGGTGGGATTGACACTACTTGAGCTGCATCGATCACTCTCCGTACATCTTCAACCCCAATTTCACGGTCACTACTAGAAACTGCTACGACACCGTGGCATGGGGTTAAATCAACATGGCTGCCATTTACGCCAACAACCACATGTTCAATCCGTATTCCAACCATTCGCTCAGCCTGATCCACCGCTCGTTTGATGGATTTAACCGTCTCATCTATATCAACGATCGTTCCTTTACGGATTCCTTCAGAATCGACATTGCCAACTCCAAGGATATTAATTGAGCCTCCAGCTACTTCTGCCACGACAACTTTCACAGAAGATGTTCCAATATCCAAACTTACATACGTTTCACTGCTCACCAATGGCACCTCCCCATCTGCACAGTCATGGTGTCTTCTCATTTTTTAATCATATTTTAATTACATACAAGTATTCAACAAGCTTAAGTGGAATCCTTTTTAATTCTAGCAGTATCTTATGTATAAAAAGCCTACGAAGACTCTTGTCTTTTAGTCTACACCAAGTTGGAGATAGAGAAAAGACATAACCTTCCGCGGTTTAAACAATCATTCCTCTATTTTTGCTTTATTTTAGTAACAAAACAGACCACAAAGCCTTCGAAAGCTTAAAACTTCTCTGGATTTTTTAAAATCCTCCCGCAAAAATCGATCAAAATGCCTATTCCTCTGCAGTCTGATTCTCTTTGAAATAAGGGCTCATTTTCATATATAGCACTCCATCCTTCTTTGCATCTATTTGAGCATAGACTTGCGGATATGGTTGCATATACTGAGCGAAAGAGCTGACTGCTGTACGCACTTCCATTCCGTCGTTCATAAAAAGAGTCAATTCATCTTTTGAACCATCAGTTGGTGTAAATAAAATCTCCGAAATACGCCCCACAATTTCTGGAGCTGTTTTAACAAGCTCTTCCCCCATCTGTGCGAGCATTTCTTCGTCTTTAAACCCAACTAAGACCGGAGCATCACCAGCAAGTTGGTTACTAGATACCGCCTCAAGAGTTTGTCCATTTTGTAAAAGAGGGCGATACCCTTCTTCACTAGCTACATAACCAACGCGTGGATATTCTTCAATAGTCACATTTACAGTAGACGGTAATTCACGTTCAATTGCAGCGTGTTGAATTTCAGTCACTTGCTCAAGTCTCTCTGTACGCTCTCCTTCAGCTAGATTCCACATATTCATTCCTTGTTTTATGCCACTTTCTGTTAAGACTACTTCATCCGTTACAAGTTGATTGCCCGAAATTGTTATTGTTTTCACATCACTAAGCGGGCTCTGAAAATAAACAAGCAAGATAAGCAACGAAAAAAACAACAAAATAATAGCCAGCATTCGCCGGTTCGCTTTTCGCTTCCGCTTTTCCTGTAAGGTTGGAATTCGCTCGTTTACCGAAACAACTTTTTCATCTCGACTCACATTTGTTCCTCCAAACTGTTCCATTAATACGGAATGTAAACGGATATCCAGTCTCCCTACGACTTACAATACGTACCCTTTTTATCGGTTAACAAAACATTTACTTTACTCTTTTTCTCCATTTTAGCACGAATATCCTGTTTCTCTCCACACGAAACAGAAAAAGAGTGGGATTACCCACCCTCTTAACGTGCATGCCTACTAATATTCAACAAAATTCCTAACGACATGAGCATTAATGTTAATGACGAACCTCCATAACTTAAAAGAGGTAACGTAATACCAGTTACTGGCATTAATCCTGTTACAACTCCAATATTAATCATAACTTGAATAGCCACCATAACCACAATTCCTACTGCTAAAAAGCTACCAAACAAATCTGGAGCACCAAGCGCGATTCTTATGCCCCGCCAAAATAAAATGGAAAATAAAGCAAGTACGATCATACCTCCTAAAAAGCCCATCTCTTCTGCTAGAATCGCAAAAATAAAATCCGTTTGTGG
This window encodes:
- the sigE gene encoding RNA polymerase sporulation sigma factor SigE; its protein translation is MIKMKWRLFINRVLQKLGLKADEIYYIGGSEALPPPLSKEEEAELLAKLPSGDKAVRSMLIERNLRLVVYIARKFENTGINIEDLISIGTIGLIKAVNTFNPEKKIKLATYASRCIENEILMYLRRNNKTRSEVSFDEPLNIDWDGNELLLSDVLGTDEDIITKGIEERVDRRLLVKALHTLSSREKQIMELRFGLTGSEEKTQKDVADMLGISQSYISRLEKRIIKRLQKEFNKMV
- the spoIIGA gene encoding sigma-E processing peptidase SpoIIGA, giving the protein MTVYLDLIWLLNAGIDYLLLAGTAMLLKRRFRHIRMIIGALFASLIVFFMFTPYAALFMNPVIKLIYSGAIVFIAFGYKRFSYFFKSLATFYFITFVTGGGLFAMHYFFQTEADILSHLPGYGVGGSAISWLFVLIGFPLVFLFSKQQVYSFQLRKMKADQLAEVEIWIAREHFSMWGLVDTGNQLKDPITKMPVMVAEASMFYRAFGQKEVDAVVELTTEENPSILMKRVRVVPFRAVGQGEPFMAALKPDRVRIHYDGETFETSHVLIGLFAHTLSADEEYQCIVHPQLVVQSAS
- a CDS encoding ATP-binding cassette domain-containing protein, coding for MLTIEEGWIRDKGPNNLSLPKHCMTVLIGRNGSGKTTVLKGLAKQLDLESGKLYYSEEWEATNYHHYVVYLPFLIQSAWPSIVYRAFID
- a CDS encoding GntR family transcriptional regulator; its protein translation is MWIQLSVESSEPMYEQIMSQVKESIYEGGLIQNQELPSIRSMANELGVSVITVKRAYSELEREGYIYTRKGIGSFAKEIPSERKRQRLYVHVAKQVKDVWEQASKQGMTKKEMEQIVTNLLKEEYDVND
- the ftsZ gene encoding cell division protein FtsZ is translated as MFDFEMDMEQLAQIKVIGVGGGGSNAVNRMIENGLQGVEFIAVNTDAQALHLSKAEKKLQLGGKLTRGLGAGANPDIGKKAAEESREQLEEVLGGSDMVFITAGMGGGTGTGAAPVIAEVAKELGALTVGVVTRPFSFEGRKRQNQAISGISALKEKVDTLIVIPNDRLLEIVDKNTPMLEAFREADNVLRQGVQGISDLIATPGLINLDFADVKTVMSEKGSALMGIGIATGENRAAEAAKKAISSPLLETSVDGAQGVLMNITGGTNLSLYEVHEAAEIVSEACDEEVNMIFGSVINENLKDEIVVTVIATGFEESPEKKQPVTNRPTKQKQAPVQQKEEAKRSENRQKPQQTEEQPDTLDIPTFLRNRRNR
- the ftsA gene encoding cell division protein FtsA, producing the protein MVSSETYVSLDIGTSSVKVVVAEVAGGSINILGVGNVDSEGIRKGTIVDIDETVKSIKRAVDQAERMVGIRIEHVVVGVNGSHVDLTPCHGVVAVSSSDREIGVEDVRRVIDAAQVVSIPPEREIIDVIPKQFIVDGLDEITDPKGMIGVRLEMEGTMITGSKTVLHNLLRCVERAGLSVAEICLNSLAAGSVAVSKDEKGLGVCVIEIGGGSTTVSVFDQGTLAAMTVLQIGGDHITNDLAVGLKLTTEEAERVKCKYGHAFIDEASPEEQITIQKIGSNERETLTQLELAQIIEPRVEEIVELAARELVRLGFRQFPSGFVLTGGTVALPGVLELAKDMLEGNIRVAIPNYIGVREPKYTVSIGLIQFAHKNGRVQGKEIAAAFSHADEQESIEVPTSNNRSSKRQEVKRQEVKQQQEEKKESKVKSWFKTFFE
- a CDS encoding cell division protein FtsQ/DivIB — encoded protein: MSRDEKVVSVNERIPTLQEKRKRKANRRMLAIILLFFSLLILLVYFQSPLSDVKTITISGNQLVTDEVVLTESGIKQGMNMWNLAEGERTERLEQVTEIQHAAIERELPSTVNVTIEEYPRVGYVASEEGYRPLLQNGQTLEAVSSNQLAGDAPVLVGFKDEEMLAQMGEELVKTAPEIVGRISEILFTPTDGSKDELTLFMNDGMEVRTAVSSFAQYMQPYPQVYAQIDAKKDGVLYMKMSPYFKENQTAEE